From the genome of Uranotaenia lowii strain MFRU-FL chromosome 1, ASM2978415v1, whole genome shotgun sequence, one region includes:
- the LOC129759268 gene encoding mitochondrial amidoxime reducing component 2-like, with the protein MFSRLIEEFSTASLSKQATVVAAGIGTLAVTGATAYCIKRHLDNIPPKQWRRAGEVNEIYVFPIKSCAPIKVSRIGCSDLGPQRNLLRDRIFMVTNTEGKWMTARQKPKMVLIQPTFDDGYTTLTLAAPGMDDISIDVKSLFDAKRGKGIVWGDSVPAVDCGDEVAKWFSRYILEKDEGCRLVFYPLEKTSRKISGTDSGALHDETSYMLFNTATVEDLNTRLDHRVTALQFRPNFVVKGPPAYAEDNWRWVKIGNTVFKYVKPCLRCVFTNIDPEKGVSNPQGQPLKTLKGYRKIPSLGESPAFGIHLGLRKSGEVSLGDAVYYA; encoded by the exons ATGTTCTCGA GACTTATTGAAGAATTCAGCACCGCCAGTCTGTCGAAGCAGGCTACGGTTGTGGCAGCCGGGATTGGGACGTTGGCAGTGACTGGAGCCACAGCCTACTGCATAAAGCGACATCTGGACAACATTCCCCCGAAACAATGGCGCAGGGCTGGTGAAGTCAACGAAATCTATGTGTTTCCAATCAAATCGTGCGCGCCAATTAAGGTTAGTCGTATCGGGTGCTCCGATTTAGGCCCACAACGGAATCTACTGAGGGATCGCATTTTTATGGTAACAAATACTGAAGGAAAATGGATGACGGCTCGTCAGAAACCGAAAATGGTGCTGATCCAACCGACATTCGATGACGGATATACTACGCTGACCTTGGCTGCACCCGGAATGGATGACATTTCAATCGACGTAAAGTCGCTATTCGACGCCAAGCGCGGGAAAGGAATTGTCTGGGGAGATTCGGTTCCGGCAGTTGACTGCGGCGATGAAGTAGCTAAATGGTTCTCAAGATACATTCTAGAGAAGGACGAAGGTTGCCGGTTGGTGTTTTACCCGCTAGAAAAAACTAGCCGTAAAATTTCGGGAACAGATTCCGGTGCCTTGCATGACGAGACAAGCTACATGTTGTTCAATACGGCTACCGTGGAAGATTTGAACACCCGTTTGGATCATCGAGTTACGGCTTTGCAGTTCCGGCCGAATTTCGTGGTCAAAGGACCTCCGGCATATGCGGAAGATAACTGGCGCTGGGTTAAGATCGGCAACACTGTTTTCAAATATGTGAAGCCGTGTTTGCGCTGTGTTTTCACCAATATCGATCCGGAGAAGGGTGTCAGCAACCCGCAGGGTCAACCACTGAAAACTTTGAAGGG GTACCGTAAAATCCCATCTCTTGGCGAGTCCCCTGCTTTCGGAATTCATTTGGGGCTCAGAAAGTCCGGTGAAGTTAGCTTGGGAGATGCTGTGTATTACGCCTAG